In a single window of the Planctomycetia bacterium genome:
- a CDS encoding peptidylprolyl isomerase gives MKRNHVICLFGALCASMGMSTGGCPTIGTGLAPTSPPIIIPIGASQNTLTRTFQVDLRRHPQTRQITWDFGDGGVAAGMPVATGQTMTHVFARAGTFNVTVHLFSEADPVTKSPPALIGTGMLPVDVLGPNALPSADFTVQQLLDANNQPVSGGRTFSALSSRDPDGSISSFVWDFGDGTSAEGVTAEHTYQGSGRFVARLTVTDNRGGTGTTTRSVLVNFAPTATFDFTITGPNLLTVNFDASQSADPDGAITSFSWDFGDNSAAGSGAIVSHTYAAPDSFDVRLSITDDFGQVVSTTRTVTVVGIEPFVRSADPAFGEVDSPSITIVLDGENFESDATIQLRRGAAVIDATSVAFVSAQSIRGTFDLTGAVRGDYDIIVNNPVGGTTTLTAGFRIVTPDLVRLRTTLGDVVVQMVADAPITTDNFLQYVEDGFYNGTIFHRVIPNFVVQGGGFLPGNVVPSGLRGPIQNEFSPQRSNIRGTVAMAKLPNDPNSATSGFFFNLADNSANLDNQNGGFTVFANVTEGLDVVDAMAAVPLTGEVPDTDIIVISAERE, from the coding sequence ATGAAGCGCAATCACGTAATATGTTTATTCGGCGCGTTGTGCGCCTCCATGGGAATGTCGACCGGCGGCTGTCCGACAATCGGGACAGGTCTCGCGCCAACGTCGCCGCCGATCATCATTCCGATCGGCGCGTCGCAAAACACACTGACGCGCACCTTCCAGGTAGACCTGCGGCGTCATCCACAGACGCGTCAGATCACCTGGGACTTCGGTGACGGTGGAGTCGCGGCCGGGATGCCGGTCGCCACCGGGCAGACCATGACTCACGTCTTCGCCCGCGCCGGCACGTTCAACGTGACAGTTCATCTGTTCAGCGAGGCCGATCCGGTGACAAAGTCGCCGCCGGCGCTGATCGGCACCGGCATGTTGCCCGTCGACGTACTGGGTCCCAATGCGCTGCCCAGCGCGGATTTCACGGTACAGCAACTTCTGGACGCGAACAACCAACCGGTGTCGGGCGGTCGCACATTTAGCGCGCTTTCAAGCCGCGACCCGGACGGCAGCATCTCCTCGTTTGTCTGGGATTTCGGCGACGGCACATCCGCGGAAGGCGTCACAGCTGAGCATACTTATCAGGGTAGCGGACGCTTTGTCGCGCGATTGACCGTCACTGACAATCGGGGCGGCACGGGAACCACGACGCGGTCGGTGCTCGTCAACTTCGCACCCACGGCGACCTTTGATTTTACCATCACCGGTCCCAACCTGCTGACCGTCAACTTTGACGCTTCTCAGAGCGCGGATCCGGATGGGGCGATCACCTCGTTCAGTTGGGATTTCGGGGACAACTCCGCCGCGGGATCCGGCGCTATTGTTTCGCACACCTATGCAGCGCCCGATAGTTTTGATGTCCGGCTATCGATTACGGATGACTTCGGGCAGGTCGTGTCGACGACTCGGACGGTTACTGTGGTGGGTATCGAGCCTTTCGTGCGCAGTGCCGATCCGGCCTTTGGCGAGGTCGATTCGCCTTCAATTACGATCGTATTGGACGGAGAGAATTTTGAGTCGGACGCAACCATACAATTGCGGCGAGGCGCCGCCGTCATCGATGCAACATCGGTCGCTTTCGTCAGCGCCCAGTCGATTCGCGGCACCTTCGATCTCACCGGCGCGGTTCGCGGGGACTACGACATCATCGTGAACAATCCGGTCGGCGGCACGACGACGCTGACGGCCGGCTTCAGAATCGTGACGCCTGATCTTGTTCGACTGCGAACGACGCTGGGAGACGTGGTGGTGCAAATGGTCGCGGATGCGCCGATCACGACGGACAACTTCCTTCAGTATGTTGAAGACGGATTCTACAACGGCACGATCTTTCATCGCGTGATACCCAACTTCGTCGTTCAAGGTGGAGGCTTCCTGCCTGGAAACGTGGTGCCCAGCGGACTGCGTGGGCCGATTCAGAATGAATTCAGCCCGCAGCGGAGCAACATTCGAGGGACGGTGGCGATGGCGAAGCTGCCGAACGACCCGAACTCGGCGACGTCCGGCTTCTTCTTCAACCTCGCCGACAATTCCGCAAACCTGGACAACCAGAACGGCGGTTTCACCGTCTTCGCCAACGTGACCGAGGGTCTCGATGTGGTTGATGCGATGGCGGCGGTCCCGCTCACCGGGGAAGTGCCCGATACCGACATCATTGTCATCAGCGCGGAACGGGAATAA
- a CDS encoding ribulose-phosphate 3-epimerase, whose product MAAKKPTQFAGSILAGDLLDLAGAIRICEEAGSDLLQLDICDGHFVPTISFGEEVVRRTCEVAKIPTEVHLMVTRPEDWVTRMNGMGQFRMIFHIEASQRAMGLVQAINKAGMEAGVALNPETPPVAIKPLLPYVGNVCVMGIAPGFAGQALLNTTYARVSEIRDDIRETGSAATITVDGGVKQDNAAKLVEAGADILVVSSGIFRHSKPTESLREIRRTLPK is encoded by the coding sequence ATGGCAGCGAAAAAGCCGACACAATTCGCCGGTTCCATCCTCGCGGGCGATCTGCTCGATCTCGCGGGGGCCATCCGCATCTGCGAGGAGGCGGGCTCCGATCTGCTCCAGCTCGACATCTGCGACGGCCATTTCGTGCCGACGATCAGCTTCGGTGAAGAGGTCGTTCGCCGGACCTGCGAGGTGGCGAAGATCCCGACCGAAGTGCACCTGATGGTCACGCGCCCCGAGGACTGGGTCACTCGAATGAACGGCATGGGCCAGTTTCGGATGATCTTCCACATTGAGGCGAGCCAGCGGGCGATGGGCCTTGTGCAGGCGATCAACAAGGCCGGCATGGAGGCGGGCGTCGCGCTGAATCCCGAGACGCCGCCCGTGGCGATCAAGCCGCTGCTCCCATACGTCGGAAACGTCTGCGTCATGGGCATCGCGCCCGGTTTCGCGGGGCAGGCCCTGCTGAACACGACGTATGCCCGAGTGTCGGAGATTCGCGACGACATCCGCGAGACCGGCTCGGCCGCGACGATCACGGTGGACGGCGGGGTCAAGCAGGACAACGCCGCGAAACTCGTCGAGGCGGGGGCGGACATTCTGGTCGTTTCGTCGGGCATCTTTCGGCACTCGAAGCCGACCGAGAGCCTGCGAGAGATTCGCCGGACGCTGCCGAAGTGA
- a CDS encoding carbohydrate-binding family 9-like protein, with protein MIAFLCGCESRRSYECLRTESAPEIDGRLDDTPWQRATWTTDFVDIEGAKRPTPTYRTRAKMLWDDECLYIAAELEEPHVWATLRERDEIVFNDNDFEIFIDPDGDTRNYVEIELNALGTIFDLLLKRTYLDGGPAVHEWNAPGLRTAVAIDGTINDPSDRDRGWSVEAAIPWKTFEGLTSVRLPPEAGDVWRMNFSRVEWEHEIHQGKYSRVPGRPENNWVWSPQGLIDMHVPNRWGDVTFRD; from the coding sequence ATGATTGCCTTCCTTTGCGGCTGCGAGTCCCGCCGTTCCTACGAATGCCTGCGAACGGAGTCGGCCCCGGAGATTGACGGGCGACTCGATGACACGCCGTGGCAACGGGCCACGTGGACTACTGACTTCGTGGATATCGAAGGGGCGAAGCGACCGACGCCGACCTATCGCACGCGGGCGAAGATGCTTTGGGACGACGAATGCCTGTACATCGCCGCCGAACTGGAGGAGCCGCACGTCTGGGCCACGCTCCGCGAGCGCGACGAGATCGTTTTCAACGACAACGACTTTGAGATATTCATCGATCCCGACGGCGATACACGGAACTACGTCGAGATCGAACTCAATGCGCTGGGGACGATCTTCGATCTGCTGCTGAAGCGAACCTACCTGGACGGCGGCCCGGCGGTACACGAATGGAACGCGCCGGGGCTGCGCACCGCGGTGGCCATTGACGGGACGATTAACGATCCGTCGGATCGGGATCGCGGCTGGTCGGTGGAGGCGGCGATTCCCTGGAAGACATTCGAGGGGCTTACTTCGGTGCGGCTCCCTCCTGAGGCAGGCGACGTGTGGCGGATGAACTTTTCGCGCGTGGAATGGGAACACGAGATTCATCAGGGAAAATACTCCAGAGTGCCGGGCCGGCCGGAGAACAACTGGGTGTGGTCTCCGCAGGGATTGATCGATATGCACGTTCCGAATCGCTGGGGTGACGTGACTTTCCGCGACTGA
- a CDS encoding PEP-CTERM sorting domain-containing protein (PEP-CTERM proteins occur, often in large numbers, in the proteomes of bacteria that also encode an exosortase, a predicted intramembrane cysteine proteinase. The presence of a PEP-CTERM domain at a protein's C-terminus predicts cleavage within the sorting domain, followed by covalent anchoring to some some component of the (usually Gram-negative) cell surface. Many PEP-CTERM proteins exhibit an unusual sequence composition that includes large numbers of potential glycosylation sites. Expression of one such protein has been shown restore the ability of a bacterium to form floc, a type of biofilm.) — MSFLRLAAILAVAIVVSVQSRASASPMLLASFDRVWPTEDGAGWAPADAVELALSHLRENEFIPTEIGRGLFWLAGQSGTVEFNSRNCPAFAGMVGRISDGLDNEVFSSLYVGHAGVGGPRSESIQFGFVPDLVGNAISSIRLTVREVEIIPFQHPTLGSRIHVGADLTYEFWGTPVPEPSTIGFLGFVGMIWLRRCKLTGDDFAHRS; from the coding sequence ATGAGTTTCTTGCGATTAGCCGCGATTCTTGCCGTGGCCATTGTCGTGTCTGTGCAATCCCGAGCCTCCGCGAGTCCCATGCTATTGGCGTCGTTTGATCGGGTGTGGCCAACTGAGGATGGAGCGGGATGGGCACCTGCGGACGCGGTCGAACTTGCACTCTCTCACCTTCGTGAAAACGAATTCATTCCGACAGAAATCGGTCGCGGATTATTCTGGCTCGCAGGCCAATCCGGAACAGTGGAATTCAATTCACGTAATTGTCCGGCGTTTGCGGGGATGGTCGGCAGGATTTCCGACGGGCTCGACAACGAAGTGTTTTCCTCACTTTATGTGGGCCACGCCGGGGTCGGTGGACCGCGAAGTGAATCTATTCAGTTTGGCTTCGTACCCGACTTGGTCGGGAATGCGATATCGTCGATTCGCCTCACGGTGCGCGAAGTTGAAATTATCCCGTTTCAACATCCGACCCTTGGAAGTCGAATTCATGTCGGCGCTGATCTGACCTATGAATTTTGGGGGACGCCCGTGCCAGAGCCGAGTACGATTGGATTCTTGGGCTTTGTCGGGATGATTTGGCTACGGCGTTGTAAGCTGACAGGGGACGATTTCGCTCATCGTTCATAG
- a CDS encoding radical SAM protein, with product MELPRRKPNDVYIPDGALTEILSELRQRKDAHDLAIAIVYAFDFRTRMLPYWYADRRMAPCSVRTLGDCLNAAGFKNVRIVLQQWTPNFKANKAKLGGKPLDILMVSAMQVHAEPAYDMVRDAIGMGDDARPLVLAGGPKAIYEPVDFFDLGPEPGMSADCVSTGEAYVMLELLKKILDHKGEKDSCLSAYRRARDEGALEDVAGLVYLPPDAPADKLYAINTGVQRLLRDLDEMPMPDAGYRMIEPPHRRQTLAAAPFAADKVGKVSIVSSVISTHGCKFACTYCPIPAVNQRTWRHKSPQRLAEEIKHIHENFGITEFFGTDDNFFNSRETVVDLMTAMANTKIRGKPMGEVIRFYTEATEFDVHKNLDILPLCRKAGMTAIWFGIEDITAELVNKGQTPGKTTIVYDALRKLGIEPMCMMIHNDDQPLRSPNGTLNGLVNQAKYMFDKGAVSYQCTYLGPAVGTLDFEPAAREKRLFKTVAGMKIPQAFQDGNHVAASKHPRPWERQMNVVRGYATFYNPANMLRIVLNWRHDSLALRRFLFQIIGQIGIVMTFPKLYWWARKLKKGPIVLWDGLQPARIPMVDIETSREVNWAIAHVPTDGLTVSPRIRRSKGSESSEARFSRPMALQAAVG from the coding sequence GTGGAACTTCCCCGCCGCAAGCCCAACGACGTTTACATCCCGGACGGCGCGCTTACCGAGATACTGAGCGAACTGCGACAGCGCAAGGACGCGCACGATCTGGCCATCGCCATCGTCTATGCCTTCGACTTTCGAACGCGGATGCTGCCTTATTGGTACGCCGATCGGCGCATGGCGCCCTGCTCGGTGCGCACGCTGGGCGACTGCCTCAACGCGGCGGGCTTCAAGAACGTCCGCATCGTCCTCCAGCAGTGGACTCCCAATTTCAAAGCCAACAAGGCCAAGCTGGGCGGCAAGCCGCTCGACATCCTCATGGTCTCGGCCATGCAGGTTCATGCCGAGCCGGCCTACGACATGGTTCGCGACGCGATCGGCATGGGAGATGACGCCCGCCCGCTGGTCCTGGCCGGCGGCCCCAAGGCGATCTACGAGCCGGTCGATTTCTTCGACCTCGGCCCCGAGCCGGGCATGAGCGCTGACTGCGTCTCGACCGGCGAGGCCTACGTCATGCTGGAGCTGCTCAAGAAGATCCTCGACCACAAAGGCGAGAAGGACTCGTGCCTTTCCGCTTACCGCCGCGCCCGAGATGAAGGGGCGCTGGAGGACGTGGCCGGCCTGGTCTATCTGCCGCCGGATGCGCCGGCGGACAAGCTCTACGCCATCAACACCGGCGTGCAGCGACTGCTGCGAGACCTCGACGAGATGCCCATGCCGGACGCGGGGTATCGGATGATCGAGCCGCCGCATCGGCGACAGACGCTGGCCGCGGCGCCGTTCGCCGCCGACAAGGTCGGCAAGGTGTCGATCGTTTCCTCGGTCATATCCACGCATGGGTGTAAGTTTGCCTGCACCTATTGCCCGATCCCGGCGGTGAATCAGCGGACGTGGCGTCACAAGAGCCCCCAGCGATTGGCCGAGGAGATCAAACATATTCATGAGAACTTCGGCATCACCGAGTTCTTCGGAACCGACGACAATTTCTTCAACAGCCGCGAGACGGTCGTCGATCTGATGACGGCGATGGCGAATACCAAGATTCGCGGCAAGCCGATGGGCGAAGTGATCCGCTTCTACACCGAGGCGACGGAGTTCGACGTCCATAAGAATCTGGACATCCTCCCGCTGTGCCGCAAGGCCGGCATGACGGCGATCTGGTTCGGCATCGAGGACATCACCGCCGAGCTGGTCAACAAGGGCCAGACGCCCGGCAAGACGACGATCGTGTACGACGCACTGCGCAAGCTCGGCATCGAGCCGATGTGCATGATGATCCACAATGACGACCAGCCTCTGCGCTCTCCGAACGGGACGCTCAACGGCCTGGTCAATCAGGCGAAGTACATGTTCGACAAGGGCGCCGTGTCATACCAGTGCACCTACCTGGGCCCGGCCGTCGGCACGCTGGACTTCGAGCCGGCGGCGAGGGAGAAGCGACTGTTCAAAACGGTGGCGGGGATGAAGATTCCCCAGGCCTTCCAGGACGGCAATCACGTGGCCGCTTCCAAGCACCCGCGGCCGTGGGAACGACAGATGAACGTCGTGCGCGGTTATGCGACTTTCTATAACCCGGCCAACATGCTACGAATCGTCCTGAATTGGCGGCACGACTCGCTGGCCCTTCGCCGATTCCTGTTCCAGATCATCGGGCAGATCGGTATCGTCATGACTTTTCCGAAGCTCTACTGGTGGGCCAGAAAACTGAAAAAGGGACCCATTGTGCTTTGGGACGGCCTCCAACCCGCCAGAATTCCCATGGTCGATATCGAGACCTCTCGCGAGGTGAATTGGGCCATCGCACACGTTCCGACCGACGGTCTCACGGTCAGCCCGCGCATCAGGCGGTCGAAAGGCTCGGAGTCGTCTGAGGCTCGTTTCTCGCGTCCCATGGCACTTCAGGCGGCCGTCGGCTGA
- a CDS encoding glycosyltransferase family 2 protein produces MSVISLSGLWNTAKISAAPRTKDQSESLRDVPAKLGLVGFCVAVISAAYWFDSSHQAIHIMWHSPFLRPVMIFGASYAGISTIWSVWRFVLAVRYRPVPIVADSRLPKITVVVPAFNEGALVGDTIRHLARANYPVDRFEIIVCDDGSTDDTWHHIQKASAEVSSMVKILPLHFEENRGKRWVLWEGFRRASGDVFITVDSDSLIEPDALKSVVSPMVEDSQVGGVAGNVRVLNKFDGIIPRMLSVRYVMTFDFKRAAQSMMGGGTVLCCAGALAAYRRKAVMPILDQWLHQTYLGGHARAGEDHAMTNFIIRQGFKVKFQRTAKVFTKSPKTYSALCKMFLRWGRSNVRETVHTASYLFSSFRPGLQLGVRFNFINSAIGLVLPYIFLGFTLVMSAVYPTIFGLKLLAACVTGGLFSTLFFAVREKSTEAIFGIVYSYYVTLFVSWVWPFALMTSHKSVWMTRVAAKPAGLQPSIALVGKPTAEPVHRPHAVVIPQSVAAAS; encoded by the coding sequence TTGTCCGTCATCTCACTCAGCGGTTTGTGGAACACAGCGAAGATTTCCGCCGCGCCGCGCACCAAGGATCAAAGCGAGTCGCTTCGCGATGTCCCGGCGAAGCTCGGCCTCGTCGGCTTTTGCGTCGCCGTCATCTCGGCTGCATATTGGTTTGATTCGAGTCACCAGGCGATTCACATCATGTGGCACTCGCCCTTTTTGCGACCGGTCATGATCTTCGGCGCTTCGTACGCCGGTATCTCGACGATCTGGTCGGTGTGGCGATTTGTCCTGGCGGTGCGATATCGCCCGGTGCCGATCGTCGCCGATTCGCGTCTCCCGAAGATCACGGTCGTCGTGCCGGCCTTCAACGAAGGCGCGCTCGTCGGCGACACGATTCGCCATCTGGCCCGGGCGAACTATCCGGTCGATCGATTTGAGATCATCGTGTGCGACGACGGCAGCACCGACGACACCTGGCACCACATCCAGAAGGCCTCTGCCGAAGTCTCCTCCATGGTCAAGATTCTGCCGCTGCACTTTGAAGAGAACCGTGGCAAGCGATGGGTGCTGTGGGAAGGCTTCCGACGCGCTTCCGGCGACGTCTTCATCACGGTGGACAGCGATTCGCTCATCGAACCGGACGCCCTGAAGTCGGTCGTCAGCCCCATGGTTGAAGACAGCCAGGTCGGCGGCGTGGCGGGCAATGTCCGCGTGCTGAACAAGTTCGACGGCATCATTCCCCGGATGCTGTCCGTTCGATATGTGATGACTTTTGACTTCAAGCGCGCCGCCCAGAGCATGATGGGCGGAGGCACGGTGCTCTGTTGTGCCGGCGCCCTGGCCGCCTATCGCCGCAAGGCCGTGATGCCGATCCTCGATCAGTGGCTGCACCAGACTTATCTGGGCGGTCATGCCCGAGCGGGCGAAGACCACGCCATGACTAATTTCATCATTCGCCAGGGCTTCAAGGTGAAGTTCCAGCGAACGGCGAAGGTCTTCACCAAGAGCCCGAAGACCTACTCGGCGCTTTGCAAGATGTTCCTCCGCTGGGGTCGCAGCAACGTCCGCGAGACGGTGCACACCGCGAGCTACCTCTTCAGCAGTTTCCGCCCTGGCCTCCAGCTTGGCGTGCGATTCAACTTCATCAACAGCGCGATCGGGCTGGTTCTTCCGTACATCTTTCTGGGGTTCACCCTGGTGATGTCCGCCGTGTATCCGACGATCTTCGGCCTCAAGCTGCTGGCGGCATGCGTGACCGGCGGCCTCTTCTCCACGCTGTTCTTCGCCGTGCGAGAAAAGAGCACCGAGGCCATCTTCGGCATCGTGTACAGCTACTACGTGACGCTCTTCGTGTCATGGGTGTGGCCCTTCGCGCTGATGACCTCTCACAAGAGCGTGTGGATGACGCGGGTCGCGGCGAAGCCTGCCGGGTTGCAACCGTCGATCGCCCTGGTCGGCAAGCCGACGGCCGAGCCGGTTCATCGCCCGCACGCGGTGGTCATTCCGCAGTCCGTGGCCGCGGCTTCCTGA
- a CDS encoding HAMP domain-containing protein: MWNQVRTLRFKLTMLFLTVFGVSITVLSVVVLTFWESNVIATVDGRLEDRLEVALGQIERDANEGRESPFAEAVEAPFKSLRGSRYYIQLRSATGESRNRSQNLRNVRLPMPADLSNLRKSKRPKFETIEGTDIAALLGSDGQMRLLTRYCEVSGVLPFYIQIGLNLGAFDTSRSNLQRIFLIVIPFGMLAAGLASWFIARRSLAPIRKIAREAQELTAARLDRRMQLPQARDEVGELVITINQMLDRLEAAFIAQERFVADAAHELKTPVAVLLGELQVFRQKPRSPEEYDRYMTGLLDEMRRLAQMIDSLLTLARADAGLPLASTEAVSINETATDVVQRWQRIAEEKGIRLVLSLAMPSGDEPDPLVKGDADLLESLLGNLVQNGVRYSPAGESVEVKVSIEGQIVRVSVRDRGAGIPQQHMDRVFERFYRIPRVEEGANGTGLGLAIAKGVTRLHGGNISVSSREGGGCEFVVDLPLAPE, translated from the coding sequence ATGTGGAATCAGGTCCGCACCCTCCGCTTCAAGCTGACGATGCTTTTCCTCACGGTGTTCGGCGTCTCGATCACCGTCCTGAGCGTTGTCGTGCTCACATTCTGGGAGTCCAACGTCATCGCAACGGTCGACGGCCGCCTGGAAGATCGCCTCGAAGTCGCTCTTGGACAGATCGAACGCGACGCCAACGAAGGCCGAGAGTCGCCATTTGCCGAGGCGGTGGAAGCGCCGTTCAAGTCGCTGCGCGGCTCGCGTTACTACATTCAGCTTCGCTCGGCGACCGGTGAATCCCGCAACCGATCCCAAAACCTGCGCAACGTCCGCCTCCCCATGCCCGCCGACCTCTCAAATCTCAGAAAATCCAAGCGGCCGAAGTTTGAGACGATCGAGGGTACCGACATCGCCGCGCTGCTCGGGTCCGACGGTCAGATGCGCCTGCTCACGCGATATTGCGAGGTTTCCGGCGTGTTGCCGTTTTACATTCAGATCGGCCTGAACCTCGGCGCCTTCGACACCAGCCGGTCCAACCTGCAGCGGATATTCCTGATCGTCATTCCCTTCGGCATGCTCGCCGCCGGCCTCGCGTCGTGGTTCATCGCCCGGCGCTCGCTGGCGCCCATTCGCAAGATCGCCCGTGAGGCACAGGAGCTGACCGCGGCCCGGCTCGACCGTCGAATGCAGTTGCCGCAGGCGCGCGATGAAGTCGGTGAGCTGGTCATCACGATCAACCAGATGCTCGACCGCCTTGAGGCCGCGTTTATCGCCCAGGAGCGCTTCGTCGCCGACGCCGCCCACGAGTTGAAGACGCCTGTCGCGGTGCTGCTCGGCGAGTTGCAGGTGTTTCGGCAAAAGCCGCGTTCGCCGGAAGAGTACGATCGCTACATGACGGGCCTATTGGACGAGATGCGCCGCCTCGCGCAGATGATCGACAGCCTGCTCACCCTGGCCCGCGCCGACGCCGGGCTGCCGCTCGCTTCGACCGAAGCCGTGTCGATCAACGAGACGGCGACAGACGTAGTCCAGCGCTGGCAGCGAATCGCCGAGGAGAAGGGAATCCGCCTCGTGTTGTCCCTGGCCATGCCGAGCGGCGACGAACCCGACCCGCTCGTCAAGGGCGACGCGGACCTGCTCGAGTCGCTCCTGGGTAACCTCGTGCAAAACGGCGTGAGATATTCTCCGGCGGGCGAATCCGTCGAGGTGAAAGTGAGCATCGAGGGCCAGATCGTACGCGTATCGGTTCGCGATCGCGGCGCGGGCATCCCGCAGCAGCACATGGACCGCGTCTTCGAACGTTTCTATCGGATTCCGCGGGTGGAGGAGGGCGCCAACGGCACCGGCCTGGGCCTGGCCATCGCCAAGGGCGTCACGCGACTGCACGGCGGCAATATCTCAGTGAGCAGCCGTGAGGGCGGCGGTTGCGAATTCGTGGTGGATCTGCCGCTGGCGCCCGAATGA
- a CDS encoding response regulator transcription factor → MKLLVIEDNPKMAGLIRQGLEEQGYLIEAAASGHDGEHQAASNPYDLVILDVMLPDMDGMQVCRNLRRRGVKTPILMLTALATTSDKVSGLDAGADDYLTKPFEFDELIARVRAILRRGQAAGSTTLRFADLEVDLNQRRVTRGGQRIRLTAKEFSLLEYFLRNPNRVLTRTAIAEHVWDMNFDGDSNVIDVYVSMVRRKIDKGFDQPLIHTVIGSGYVLSTESVDS, encoded by the coding sequence ATGAAGCTTCTGGTGATCGAGGACAATCCGAAGATGGCGGGGCTCATCCGGCAGGGCCTCGAGGAGCAGGGCTACCTGATCGAGGCGGCCGCGTCCGGCCACGACGGCGAACACCAGGCGGCGTCCAACCCCTACGACCTGGTCATCCTCGATGTCATGCTGCCCGACATGGACGGCATGCAGGTCTGCCGCAATCTCCGCCGGCGCGGCGTAAAGACGCCGATCCTGATGCTCACGGCTCTCGCGACCACGTCGGACAAAGTCTCCGGCCTCGACGCAGGCGCCGACGACTACCTGACCAAGCCGTTCGAGTTCGACGAATTGATCGCGCGGGTCCGGGCGATCCTCCGCCGGGGACAGGCCGCCGGATCGACGACCCTTCGCTTCGCCGACCTCGAAGTGGATCTGAATCAGCGGCGCGTGACGCGCGGCGGCCAGCGCATTCGACTGACCGCCAAGGAGTTCTCGCTGCTGGAGTATTTTCTTCGCAACCCGAATCGCGTGTTGACGCGAACGGCCATCGCCGAGCATGTCTGGGACATGAACTTCGACGGAGACAGCAACGTCATTGACGTCTATGTGAGCATGGTTCGCCGCAAGATCGACAAGGGATTCGATCAGCCGTTGATCCACACGGTCATCGGCAGCGGCTACGTGCTCAGCACCGAGAGCGTCGATAGCTAA
- a CDS encoding MaoC family dehydratase, with amino-acid sequence MAGLTPRTRESITVGDKGAFEKVISEKDIFQFADISGDFNPLHIDEEYAKKSRFGHRVAHGILMAAIISTVLGSELPGVGTIFVELHIRFLKPVFIGDVIKANATVMEIVNARRVRLMVACVNQHAEDVAIGNAIVVPPEMTKIIA; translated from the coding sequence ATGGCCGGCCTGACGCCTCGAACACGCGAATCCATCACCGTGGGGGACAAGGGCGCCTTTGAAAAGGTCATCAGCGAAAAGGACATCTTCCAATTCGCCGATATCTCCGGAGACTTTAACCCGCTGCACATCGACGAGGAGTACGCAAAAAAGAGCCGGTTCGGCCACCGCGTCGCCCACGGCATTCTCATGGCCGCGATCATCTCCACCGTCCTCGGAAGCGAGCTGCCCGGGGTCGGAACGATCTTTGTGGAGCTGCATATCCGGTTCTTAAAGCCGGTGTTCATCGGCGACGTGATCAAGGCCAATGCGACGGTGATGGAGATCGTGAACGCCAGGCGGGTCCGGCTCATGGTCGCCTGCGTGAATCAGCACGCCGAAGACGTGGCCATCGGCAACGCCATCGTGGTGCCGCCGGAAATGACCAAGATCATCGCATAA